A region of Pseudomonas marginalis DNA encodes the following proteins:
- a CDS encoding GntR family transcriptional regulator — translation MQFAPAYVDRQPLTAEEEAYNFLLDAICGGRYRKGDRLIAEDIASEIGMSRMPVREAFRRLDAQGLVTLRPNRGAVVSGLDIDELHEVFEMRSALEGLAVRVAVGRIGERQLAALERMLDEMDDYRDEGAAWVSRHRAFHEYLCSLSGRPRLMKQISALYSLVEAPMRLWLQHGEKPLSARQEHAVILDAIRAGDAARAEAVVREHIEGTVPALIQFLQTEQ, via the coding sequence ATGCAATTCGCTCCCGCTTACGTTGACCGCCAGCCCCTCACCGCCGAGGAGGAGGCCTACAACTTTCTGCTCGATGCCATTTGCGGCGGCCGCTACCGCAAGGGTGACCGGCTGATCGCCGAAGACATCGCCAGCGAGATCGGCATGAGCCGCATGCCGGTGCGCGAGGCCTTTCGCCGCCTGGACGCCCAGGGCCTGGTGACCCTGCGGCCCAACCGTGGCGCAGTCGTCAGCGGTTTGGATATTGATGAACTGCACGAAGTGTTTGAGATGCGCAGCGCCCTTGAAGGCCTGGCGGTACGCGTTGCCGTCGGGCGGATCGGCGAGCGTCAACTGGCGGCCCTGGAGCGCATGCTCGATGAGATGGACGACTACCGTGACGAAGGCGCCGCGTGGGTCAGTCGGCACCGCGCGTTCCATGAATACCTGTGCAGCCTCAGCGGCCGCCCGCGCCTGATGAAGCAGATTTCGGCGCTGTACTCGCTGGTCGAGGCACCTATGCGCTTGTGGCTGCAGCACGGCGAAAAACCCCTCAGCGCCCGCCAGGAACACGCAGTGATCCTTGATGCGATCCGCGCCGGCGATGCCGCCCGCGCCGAAGCCGTGGTGCGCGAACACATCGAAGGCACCGTGCCGGCACTGATCCAGTTCCTGCAAACCGAACAATAA
- a CDS encoding gamma-glutamyltransferase family protein produces MLKFSAHEYPYPSQRQSVFARRGMVAASQPLAAQAGIEIMQKGGNAIDAAIATAAALTVVEPTGCGLGGDAFALVWCKGQLHGLNGNGHAPGALSVEAVKAAGHDRMPLYGWTPVTVPGCPSAWAELSQRFGKLAFDELLQPAIRLAREGFPLSPVVAHQWQISLNEFSPHRDEVLQAWFDTFLIDGRAPQAGEIFRNPAQARTLEELAASRCESLYRGALAARLDAHSRATGGYLRASDLKDYRAQWVDPIHINYRGVDVWEIPPSGQGLVALMALNILEGFTFDHRDSQQTWHRQLEAMKLAYSDGLHYITDPLHMRVAVADLLSDDYSARRRSQIGEQAQAPKPGDPHASGTVYLATADAEGNMVSFIQSNYHGFGSGVVLPDSGIALQNRGQEFSLDPAHANCLAAGKKTFHTIIPGFLTKDGQALGPFGVMGGYMQPQGHVQMVMNLVDFGLNPQAALDAPRWQWLGDMKVGIEQGASRDLANALARRGHQVQIASDLTDYGRGQIILRDPVSGVLCGGTEPRADSHIAVW; encoded by the coding sequence ATGTTGAAATTTTCTGCCCACGAGTACCCCTATCCGTCGCAGCGCCAGAGCGTATTTGCCCGTCGTGGCATGGTAGCCGCGTCCCAGCCCCTGGCCGCCCAGGCCGGTATCGAGATCATGCAAAAGGGCGGCAACGCCATCGACGCGGCCATCGCCACGGCGGCCGCGCTCACGGTGGTGGAGCCCACCGGCTGCGGCCTGGGCGGCGATGCGTTTGCCCTGGTGTGGTGCAAGGGCCAGTTGCATGGCCTGAACGGCAATGGCCACGCGCCGGGCGCCTTGAGTGTCGAGGCGGTCAAGGCTGCCGGGCACGATCGGATGCCGCTGTACGGCTGGACCCCGGTGACCGTGCCCGGCTGCCCATCGGCCTGGGCGGAGCTGTCGCAACGCTTCGGCAAGCTGGCGTTTGACGAGCTGCTGCAACCGGCCATCCGCCTGGCCCGCGAGGGTTTCCCGCTGTCACCGGTGGTTGCCCACCAATGGCAGATCTCCTTGAACGAATTCAGCCCGCACCGCGATGAAGTGCTGCAAGCCTGGTTCGACACGTTCCTCATCGATGGGCGCGCACCCCAAGCGGGCGAGATCTTCCGCAACCCGGCCCAGGCGCGCACCCTGGAAGAACTGGCCGCCAGCCGTTGCGAAAGCCTGTATCGCGGTGCCCTGGCCGCACGCCTGGACGCCCACTCACGGGCCACCGGGGGTTACCTGCGCGCCAGTGATCTCAAGGACTACCGCGCACAGTGGGTGGACCCGATCCACATCAATTATCGCGGTGTCGACGTCTGGGAAATCCCGCCGAGCGGCCAGGGCCTGGTGGCGCTGATGGCGCTGAACATCCTCGAAGGCTTCACCTTCGATCACCGCGACAGCCAACAGACCTGGCACCGCCAGCTCGAGGCCATGAAGCTCGCCTACAGCGACGGCCTGCACTACATCACCGACCCGCTGCACATGCGCGTGGCAGTGGCCGACCTGCTCAGCGACGACTACAGCGCGCGCCGTCGCAGCCAGATCGGCGAGCAGGCACAGGCGCCCAAGCCCGGTGACCCGCACGCCAGCGGCACGGTGTACCTGGCCACGGCGGACGCCGAAGGCAATATGGTCTCGTTCATCCAGAGCAACTACCACGGCTTCGGCTCCGGCGTGGTGTTGCCCGACAGCGGCATTGCGTTGCAGAACCGTGGGCAGGAATTCAGCCTCGACCCGGCCCACGCCAACTGCCTGGCAGCAGGCAAGAAGACCTTCCACACCATCATCCCCGGTTTCCTCACCAAGGACGGCCAGGCCCTTGGCCCGTTCGGCGTGATGGGCGGCTACATGCAGCCCCAGGGTCACGTACAGATGGTGATGAACCTGGTGGACTTCGGCCTCAACCCCCAGGCCGCACTGGATGCGCCGCGCTGGCAATGGCTGGGCGACATGAAGGTCGGCATCGAGCAGGGCGCCTCCCGCGACCTGGCCAATGCCCTGGCCCGGCGTGGTCACCAGGTGCAGATCGCCAGCGACCTCACCGACTACGGCCGTGGGCAGATCATCCTGCGCGACCCGGTCAGCGGCGTGCTGTGCGGCGGTACCGAACCGCGTGCGGATTCCCATATCGCGGTATGGTAG
- a CDS encoding ABC transporter substrate-binding protein: MHKCRALLVAVSFGLCAQGAFAAPQVPDRLQKVDKLVYCSGMDSPPLVSFDEAQKPRGLTVDLGLEIAKRLGGKQVQWRVIPFSGLVPALLAQQCDMIVDQLFDKPERRQVIDIVNYMYSSQSVVVPKGNPKGIKALDDLSAHKVAVLNGSTIKTLLDAHNESLAKAGKPPMKLVVYNTDTDAFQALRISQVDAYGTTVETAGYYAAMAPDLFQEGVPAFSRILTGLGIRKDAPQLTAAVQQVISDMRSDGSYVQLLDKWHVSSDTLD; this comes from the coding sequence ATGCATAAATGCCGCGCCTTGCTGGTGGCTGTCTCCTTCGGTCTCTGCGCACAAGGGGCCTTTGCTGCGCCTCAAGTGCCGGATCGTCTGCAAAAAGTCGACAAACTTGTCTATTGCTCGGGGATGGATTCCCCGCCCCTGGTGTCCTTCGACGAAGCCCAGAAACCCCGCGGGCTCACCGTTGACCTGGGCCTGGAAATCGCCAAGCGCCTGGGCGGCAAGCAAGTGCAATGGCGGGTGATTCCGTTCTCTGGGCTGGTGCCGGCGTTGCTCGCCCAGCAGTGCGACATGATCGTCGACCAGTTGTTCGACAAACCCGAGCGGCGCCAGGTGATCGACATCGTCAACTACATGTATTCCAGCCAGTCGGTGGTGGTGCCCAAGGGCAACCCCAAGGGCATCAAGGCGCTGGATGACCTGTCCGCGCACAAGGTCGCGGTGCTCAACGGCTCCACCATCAAGACCCTGCTCGATGCCCACAATGAAAGCCTGGCCAAGGCCGGCAAGCCCCCGATGAAACTGGTGGTCTACAACACCGACACCGATGCCTTCCAGGCCCTGCGTATCAGCCAGGTCGACGCCTACGGCACCACCGTGGAAACCGCCGGTTACTACGCAGCAATGGCCCCGGACCTGTTCCAGGAAGGCGTGCCGGCGTTCAGCCGCATCCTCACCGGCCTGGGCATACGCAAGGACGCCCCGCAACTGACCGCCGCCGTGCAACAGGTGATCAGCGATATGCGCAGCGATGGCAGCTATGTGCAGTTGCTGGACAAATGGCATGTCAGCAGCGACACACTCGACTGA
- a CDS encoding amino acid ABC transporter ATP-binding protein, translated as MAHQSEELIIEALDIQKSFGELQILKGISLQVRRGEVVVLIGASGSGKTTFIRCINLLEDIQGGRIRVNGRAMGYRERSDGSLVRDSERNIARQRRDIGMVFQRFNLFPHMTALENIIEAPIQVLGTPRAEALEQARGLLARVGLADKASHYPSMLSGGQQQRVAIARALAMKPQAMLFDEPTSALDPETVGEVLQVMKELAEEGMTMVVVTHEMGFAREVADRVVVLDQGELIEQGPPEQIFSHPSHPRTRAFLSRVL; from the coding sequence ATGGCGCACCAAAGTGAAGAGCTGATCATTGAGGCACTGGATATTCAGAAGTCGTTCGGCGAGTTGCAGATCCTCAAGGGTATCTCGCTGCAAGTACGGCGCGGCGAAGTGGTGGTGCTGATCGGCGCCTCGGGCTCGGGCAAGACCACCTTTATCCGCTGCATCAACCTGCTGGAAGACATCCAGGGCGGGCGCATCCGCGTCAACGGCCGCGCCATGGGCTATCGCGAGCGCAGCGACGGCAGCCTGGTGCGCGATTCGGAGCGCAACATCGCCCGCCAGCGCCGCGACATTGGCATGGTGTTCCAGCGCTTCAACCTGTTCCCCCATATGACGGCGCTGGAAAACATCATTGAAGCGCCGATCCAGGTCCTCGGCACACCACGTGCCGAAGCGCTGGAACAGGCCCGTGGCCTGCTGGCGCGGGTCGGCCTGGCGGACAAGGCCAGCCATTACCCGTCGATGCTCTCCGGCGGCCAGCAGCAACGGGTCGCCATCGCCCGCGCCCTGGCGATGAAACCCCAGGCCATGCTGTTCGACGAACCCACCAGCGCCCTCGACCCGGAAACCGTCGGCGAGGTCTTGCAGGTGATGAAGGAGCTGGCCGAGGAGGGCATGACCATGGTGGTGGTCACCCATGAAATGGGCTTTGCCCGGGAAGTGGCGGACCGCGTGGTGGTACTTGATCAGGGCGAACTCATCGAACAAGGGCCGCCGGAACAGATCTTCAGCCACCCCAGCCATCCCCGTACCCGGGCGTTTCTCAGCCGTGTGTTATGA
- a CDS encoding TonB-dependent receptor, translating into MPAVQPLRLRPLLKLSLMLSLSASPLFVPVSYAEDSAARRSYQVPAGSLSAALTRFAGLSGVNLSVDPALVSGRSSSGLSGEYGVEEGFARLLQGSGLQLQPMGEQAYMLVPVPEGGSLELAPTSILGTTGLYDGDTYAGGQVARRGSQGLLGTRDFMETPFSMTTYTQDAVKNQQARTLGDLIASDPSVRATNPAGGRYEQFTIRGFSLFNSDVSYNGLYGVLPTYTIDMEMADRVDIFKGPTQLINGISPRGSVGGGINVVPKRATDKDITSFTGTWASDSQAGGAVDVGRRFGEDNKFGLRFNGVKQSGDTEWDHQSVDREMAVLGLDFRGERLRLSTDIGRTERDTDAPQERVQVAAAAPVPSANDVRRNYAQSWSKARTKDTFGTVNAEYDLSDSVMLYGGVGARKSNHEFLRHAVSVTNAAGDFTVQPRDFTRDENVRTATAGVRNWFHTGPVSHEVNLAASYFYMDFTNGGARYANASSNLYNPVQTPTPSVATRQDAKVYTENTFSGVALSDTLGFFDDRLLLTLGARWQRVIVDDWSDGIKGKTNYDEEKISPSGGLLFKATDKLSLYANYMEGLSQGKIAPSTSRNEDQIFPPFISRQVEVGAKYDAGAFAVTAAVFRIKQPAYETNATSRLFGPNGKRQNTGAELSVFGEPLKGVRLLGGVMYIDSKLKDTTNGAWDGNRAPATPKYNVNLGAEWDVPTLEGLTLTSRGIHSSSQYLDQSNVKEIDAWNRIDVGARYAFKVDDKHITLRANVENVADKRYWSSAGASDDSEPGLTLSTPRTYLLSATVDF; encoded by the coding sequence ATGCCCGCAGTCCAACCCTTGCGCTTGCGCCCGTTGCTCAAACTGAGCCTGATGCTGAGCCTCAGCGCCAGCCCCTTGTTCGTCCCCGTCAGCTATGCCGAAGACAGCGCCGCGCGCCGCAGCTACCAGGTGCCGGCCGGCAGCCTGAGTGCGGCGTTGACCCGTTTTGCCGGGCTGTCGGGGGTCAACCTGTCGGTGGACCCGGCGCTGGTCAGCGGGCGCAGCAGCAGCGGCTTATCCGGCGAATATGGTGTGGAAGAGGGCTTTGCCCGCTTGCTGCAAGGCTCCGGCCTGCAATTGCAGCCCATGGGGGAGCAGGCCTACATGCTGGTGCCGGTGCCGGAGGGCGGCAGCCTGGAGCTGGCGCCCACGTCGATTCTCGGTACTACCGGCCTGTACGACGGCGACACCTACGCCGGTGGCCAGGTGGCGCGGCGTGGCTCGCAAGGCTTGTTGGGCACCCGTGACTTCATGGAAACGCCGTTCAGCATGACCACCTACACCCAGGACGCGGTGAAAAACCAACAGGCGCGCACCCTCGGCGACCTGATCGCCAGCGACCCGTCGGTACGCGCCACCAACCCGGCCGGTGGGCGTTACGAGCAGTTCACCATTCGCGGTTTCAGCCTGTTCAACAGTGATGTGTCGTACAACGGCCTGTACGGCGTGCTGCCGACCTACACCATCGACATGGAAATGGCCGACCGCGTCGACATCTTCAAAGGCCCCACCCAGTTGATCAACGGCATCTCGCCGCGCGGCAGCGTGGGCGGCGGGATCAACGTGGTGCCCAAGCGCGCCACCGACAAGGACATCACCTCGTTCACCGGCACCTGGGCCTCCGACAGCCAGGCCGGTGGTGCGGTGGACGTGGGCCGGCGTTTCGGCGAAGACAACAAATTCGGCCTGCGCTTCAACGGCGTGAAGCAGTCCGGCGATACCGAATGGGACCACCAGAGCGTCGACCGTGAGATGGCCGTGCTGGGCCTGGATTTTCGTGGCGAGCGCCTGCGCCTTTCCACCGATATCGGCCGCACCGAGCGCGATACCGATGCGCCGCAGGAGCGTGTGCAAGTCGCGGCTGCCGCGCCGGTGCCCAGCGCCAACGATGTGCGCCGCAACTATGCGCAGTCCTGGAGCAAGGCCCGCACCAAGGACACCTTCGGTACGGTGAATGCCGAATATGACCTCAGCGATTCGGTGATGCTCTACGGCGGTGTCGGCGCGCGTAAAAGTAACCATGAGTTCCTGCGCCATGCTGTTTCGGTGACCAATGCGGCCGGTGATTTCACCGTGCAGCCTCGGGACTTCACCCGCGATGAAAACGTCCGCACCGCCACGGCCGGCGTGCGTAACTGGTTCCACACCGGGCCGGTGAGCCATGAGGTCAACCTGGCCGCCAGCTACTTCTATATGGACTTCACCAACGGCGGTGCGCGTTATGCGAACGCATCGAGCAATCTCTACAACCCCGTGCAAACCCCGACGCCGTCGGTGGCCACGCGCCAGGATGCGAAGGTTTATACCGAGAACACGTTCAGTGGCGTGGCCTTGTCCGACACCCTGGGTTTCTTCGATGACCGCCTGTTGCTCACCCTCGGTGCGCGCTGGCAGCGCGTGATCGTGGACGATTGGAGCGACGGCATCAAAGGCAAGACCAACTACGACGAAGAAAAGATCTCGCCTTCGGGTGGCCTGCTGTTCAAAGCCACCGACAAACTGTCGCTGTACGCCAACTACATGGAAGGGTTGAGCCAGGGCAAGATCGCACCGTCCACGTCGCGCAACGAAGACCAGATCTTCCCGCCGTTTATCAGCCGCCAGGTGGAAGTGGGCGCCAAGTACGACGCTGGCGCCTTCGCCGTGACCGCCGCGGTGTTCCGCATCAAGCAACCGGCCTACGAGACCAACGCCACGTCGCGGCTGTTCGGTCCCAATGGCAAACGCCAGAACACCGGTGCGGAGCTGAGCGTGTTCGGCGAACCCCTCAAGGGCGTGCGCCTGCTCGGCGGCGTGATGTACATCGACAGCAAATTGAAGGACACCACCAATGGCGCCTGGGACGGCAACCGCGCGCCGGCCACGCCCAAGTACAACGTCAACCTCGGTGCCGAGTGGGACGTACCGACCCTCGAAGGCCTGACCCTGACCAGCCGGGGCATCCACTCCAGTTCCCAATACCTGGACCAGTCCAACGTCAAGGAAATCGACGCCTGGAACCGTATCGACGTCGGCGCCCGCTACGCCTTCAAGGTCGATGACAAACACATCACCCTGCGGGCGAATGTGGAGAACGTCGCCGACAAGCGCTATTGGAGTTCGGCCGGCGCGTCGGATGACAGCGAGCCGGGGCTGACCTTGTCGACCCCGCGCACCTACCTGCTGTCTGCCACGGTCGACTTTTAG
- a CDS encoding amino acid ABC transporter permease, with product MNFNWDVFWQYLLQPSGVYLTGLWLTCLISVLAMLLGCALGLAAALLRLSKNPLLHLPVRFYVWLMRGTPLLVQIVFLYTALAAGGIFRFEDIELFGLIVPGNIQAAIIALGLNEGAYMAEIIRAGIGAVDKGQYEAGRSLGMGFAKLMRRIVLPQAFRVIVPPLGNEFNVMLKNTTLVSVIGVQELLLSTQMITSATFRVFELYLVVALYFLTLTTLWGFFQRWLEARFSQSDRPSAPPPAASRMFGRSTLKLLRGR from the coding sequence ATGAATTTCAATTGGGATGTGTTCTGGCAGTACCTGCTGCAGCCCAGCGGGGTCTACCTCACGGGGCTGTGGCTGACGTGCCTGATCAGTGTGCTGGCGATGCTGTTGGGCTGCGCGCTGGGGCTGGCGGCGGCGTTGTTGCGCTTGTCGAAGAACCCGCTGTTGCATCTGCCGGTGCGTTTTTACGTGTGGCTGATGCGCGGCACGCCGCTGCTGGTACAGATCGTGTTTCTGTACACGGCACTGGCGGCGGGCGGGATTTTCCGCTTCGAAGATATTGAACTGTTCGGCCTGATCGTCCCCGGCAATATCCAGGCGGCGATCATTGCCCTGGGCCTCAACGAAGGTGCCTATATGGCCGAGATCATCCGTGCCGGCATCGGCGCGGTGGACAAGGGCCAATATGAAGCCGGGCGCTCCCTGGGCATGGGCTTCGCCAAGTTGATGCGGCGCATCGTGCTGCCCCAGGCGTTCCGGGTGATCGTGCCGCCGCTGGGCAATGAGTTCAACGTGATGCTCAAGAACACCACCCTGGTCAGCGTGATCGGTGTGCAGGAGCTGCTGCTCAGCACCCAGATGATCACCTCGGCGACCTTCCGCGTGTTTGAGCTGTACCTGGTGGTCGCCCTGTATTTCCTGACGCTGACCACCCTCTGGGGCTTTTTCCAGCGCTGGCTCGAAGCCCGTTTCAGCCAGTCCGACCGGCCTTCCGCGCCACCACCGGCAGCCAGCCGCATGTTCGGGCGCAGCACCCTGAAACTGCTGAGGGGACGATAA
- a CDS encoding ATP-binding protein, giving the protein MTKPSLLFWKLFLAFWLATTLTFLVGVGVLELGRFQPNDPHVEAMLAAEDKLLQTFGVEAGGQLLAVWERPADEAIGVYNSAGQLLVGGPVTQPVYERAVVSKEGLTLSIRSTHAPGNPPGRPWHQIPLIIGTLMSALFSGYMAYYLAWPLAYLKRAMSDAAQGRFETRVKPAMGKRRDEIVDLAEDCDRMANQLKVLVEAQQQLLHDISHELRSPLTRMQAAIGLLRQDAARLEMLERIERESERMDTLIEALLTLARLQGRPESIEREPVDIVELLAMIVEDAQFEAGIKGCRVHLQVCPPFIACVSGELLYRCFENVIRNAVRYTRPDTTVCVSAQVNHDANRLTVQITDQGPGVDNDRLHSIFQPFERGVGDASVGFGLGLAIAARAVQMHGGHILARNEPGGGLAVEITLHSARSLHDITLA; this is encoded by the coding sequence ATGACCAAGCCCAGCCTGCTGTTCTGGAAACTGTTCCTGGCCTTCTGGTTGGCGACCACCTTGACCTTCCTGGTGGGCGTCGGCGTGCTTGAACTGGGCCGTTTCCAGCCGAATGACCCGCATGTGGAAGCCATGCTGGCGGCCGAAGACAAGCTGCTGCAAACGTTCGGTGTCGAGGCGGGCGGCCAGCTCCTGGCGGTGTGGGAGCGCCCGGCGGATGAGGCCATCGGCGTCTACAACAGTGCCGGTCAATTGCTGGTAGGTGGGCCCGTGACGCAGCCGGTCTATGAGCGAGCGGTCGTCAGCAAGGAAGGCCTGACGCTGTCGATCAGGTCGACCCACGCGCCCGGTAACCCGCCGGGCCGGCCCTGGCACCAGATTCCGCTGATCATCGGCACGTTGATGAGTGCGCTGTTCAGCGGCTACATGGCCTATTACCTGGCCTGGCCCCTGGCGTACCTGAAGCGCGCCATGAGCGACGCGGCCCAGGGACGCTTCGAAACCCGGGTCAAGCCGGCCATGGGCAAGCGTCGCGACGAGATCGTCGACCTGGCGGAAGACTGCGACCGCATGGCCAACCAGTTGAAGGTGCTGGTGGAGGCCCAGCAACAGCTGCTGCACGACATCTCCCATGAACTGCGCTCCCCGCTGACGCGCATGCAGGCGGCCATCGGCCTGTTGCGCCAGGACGCCGCCCGCCTGGAAATGCTCGAACGCATCGAGCGCGAATCCGAGCGCATGGACACCCTGATCGAGGCGTTGCTGACCCTGGCGCGCCTGCAAGGCCGTCCGGAAAGTATCGAGCGCGAGCCCGTGGATATTGTCGAATTGCTGGCGATGATCGTTGAAGATGCGCAGTTTGAGGCCGGCATCAAAGGCTGTCGCGTGCACCTGCAGGTGTGCCCGCCGTTTATCGCCTGCGTCAGCGGTGAGTTGTTGTATCGCTGCTTCGAGAACGTGATTCGCAATGCCGTGCGCTACACCCGACCGGACACCACCGTGTGCGTGTCGGCGCAGGTCAACCACGATGCGAACCGCCTCACGGTACAGATCACCGACCAAGGGCCGGGCGTCGACAATGACCGGCTGCACAGCATTTTCCAGCCGTTCGAGCGTGGGGTGGGCGATGCCAGCGTGGGGTTTGGCCTGGGGCTGGCCATTGCTGCGAGGGCCGTCCAGATGCACGGCGGCCACATCCTCGCGCGCAACGAGCCAGGCGGTGGGCTGGCAGTGGAGATCACCCTGCACAGCGCGCGATCTTTACACGACATTACACTGGCTTGA
- a CDS encoding Fe(3+) dicitrate ABC transporter substrate-binding protein has product MRLLRSIPTLAACLLAFSSSLLSAAPIDLNDGQHAVHLPDAPKRVVVLEFSFLDSLAAVDVTPVGAADDGDAKRVLPRVRQAIGQWKSVGLRSQPSIEEIARLKPDLIVADLNRHQALYSDLASIAPTLLLPSRGEDYEGSLKSAELIGKALGKSPQMEARIAQNRENLKKIAQQIPAGASVLFGVAREDSFSVHGPDSYAGSVLQAIGLKVPSVRANAAPTEFVSLEQLLALDPGWLLVGHYRRPSIVDSWSKQPLWQVLGAVRNQQVAEVDGDSWARNRGVLASEQIAEDALAILKGGKAVLSQ; this is encoded by the coding sequence ATGCGATTGCTGCGCTCCATCCCCACCCTTGCCGCCTGCCTGCTGGCGTTCTCTTCCAGCCTGCTGAGCGCTGCCCCCATCGACCTCAATGACGGCCAGCACGCGGTGCATCTGCCCGATGCGCCCAAGCGTGTGGTGGTGTTGGAGTTCTCTTTTCTCGACAGCCTCGCCGCCGTGGACGTCACCCCCGTCGGCGCCGCCGATGATGGCGACGCCAAGCGCGTTCTGCCGCGCGTGCGTCAGGCCATCGGCCAGTGGAAATCCGTGGGCCTGCGCTCGCAACCGAGCATCGAGGAAATCGCGCGGCTCAAGCCGGACCTGATCGTGGCCGACCTCAACCGCCACCAGGCGCTGTACAGCGACTTGGCGAGTATTGCGCCAACCCTGTTGCTGCCGTCGCGCGGTGAGGATTACGAGGGCAGCCTCAAGTCCGCTGAGCTGATCGGCAAGGCCTTGGGCAAAAGCCCGCAGATGGAAGCCCGCATCGCACAAAACCGCGAAAACCTGAAGAAAATCGCCCAGCAGATCCCCGCCGGTGCCAGCGTGTTGTTCGGTGTCGCCCGTGAAGACAGCTTCTCCGTGCACGGCCCGGACTCCTACGCCGGCAGCGTGCTGCAAGCCATCGGCCTGAAAGTGCCGTCGGTGCGCGCCAACGCCGCGCCGACCGAATTCGTTAGCCTCGAACAACTGCTCGCCCTCGATCCGGGTTGGCTGCTGGTCGGCCATTACCGCCGCCCGAGCATCGTCGACAGCTGGAGCAAGCAGCCGCTGTGGCAAGTGTTGGGCGCGGTGCGCAACCAGCAGGTGGCCGAAGTGGACGGTGACAGCTGGGCGCGCAACCGTGGTGTGTTGGCCTCGGAGCAGATCGCCGAGGACGCCCTGGCGATCCTCAAGGGCGGCAAAGCCGTACTGAGCCAATAA
- the fecC gene encoding iron-dicitrate ABC transporter permease FecC → MGRGLAAAGIVVLGAVLFWLSLYSWSPFTLTAADAWNGLVHQGSVGGNMAYIVAQLRVPRAVCAALVGACLGLAGALMQGITRNRLASPSLFGVTAGAALGLALFSTGLVAPPFAGAALLMTCLGGALAWITVFSLGGVWSPATAQGRLVLAGVAVAALCAALTRLTVILVEAQAQSVLNWLAGSLANVGAAQVQLLWPCTLIGGLWALWCAPRLNLINLGEDAARSLGVGIASLRLQVFVASLLLVGASVCAVGPIGFVGLIAPNILRQFLGNDYRWLIPLSAALGAVIVLGADLLSRAVAFPVETPAGVVTALIGAPFFLFLARRAL, encoded by the coding sequence ATGGGCCGTGGTTTGGCCGCAGCCGGCATCGTGGTGCTGGGTGCCGTGTTGTTCTGGCTGTCGTTGTACAGCTGGTCGCCGTTCACTCTCACGGCGGCCGACGCCTGGAATGGGCTGGTGCATCAGGGCAGCGTGGGCGGCAATATGGCCTATATCGTCGCCCAGTTGCGCGTGCCGCGTGCGGTGTGCGCGGCATTGGTGGGCGCCTGCCTGGGCCTGGCCGGGGCGCTGATGCAGGGCATCACCCGCAACCGTCTGGCATCGCCGTCGCTGTTCGGCGTGACGGCAGGCGCGGCGTTGGGGCTCGCGTTGTTTTCCACCGGGTTGGTCGCACCGCCGTTTGCCGGCGCTGCCTTGCTGATGACCTGCCTGGGCGGCGCACTGGCCTGGATCACAGTGTTCAGCCTCGGTGGCGTCTGGTCGCCGGCCACGGCCCAAGGTCGCCTGGTGTTGGCCGGGGTGGCCGTCGCCGCGTTGTGTGCTGCCTTGACCCGGCTCACGGTGATCCTGGTCGAGGCCCAGGCGCAAAGCGTGCTCAATTGGCTGGCCGGTTCCCTGGCCAACGTCGGTGCGGCCCAGGTGCAATTGCTCTGGCCGTGCACCTTGATCGGCGGCCTGTGGGCGCTGTGGTGTGCGCCGCGCTTGAACCTGATCAACCTTGGCGAAGACGCCGCGCGCTCGTTGGGCGTGGGCATTGCCAGCCTGCGTTTGCAGGTGTTCGTCGCCAGCCTGTTGCTGGTGGGGGCGAGTGTCTGCGCGGTCGGGCCCATCGGCTTTGTCGGGTTGATCGCGCCGAATATCCTTCGCCAGTTTCTCGGTAATGACTACCGCTGGCTGATCCCACTCAGTGCCGCCTTGGGCGCAGTGATCGTGCTGGGTGCCGACCTGCTCAGCCGCGCCGTGGCGTTCCCGGTGGAAACCCCGGCCGGGGTGGTCACGGCACTGATTGGTGCACCATTCTTCCTCTTTCTCGCCAGGCGTGCCCTATGA